The Polyangium aurulentum genomic interval CGCCGCGCCGGGGCCTCGAGCTCGGCGACGCGCTTTCGCAGCGCCTCTACCTCACGCTCGAGCTCCTCGTTCGTATTCTTGTCGTTTTGCACTTGGAGCTCGCCTCGGAGGTCATCGGCCGGTGTTGCGGCGCGACAGAAAGCGCCGTAATCCGTCCTGGAGGGTGGCGAAGGTGGGGACGTCCTCGAAGGCGAGGTCATTGTCGATGAGCGTCTGCGCCATGGTGGACGAGATGCCGACGATGATGCATTGGGCGCCCAGGAGCGAGGCCGCGCGCACGGTGTCGCGCAGGTGTCGCGCCCCCTCGGCATCGACGAAAGGCACGCCGGTGACGTCGAGAATGACATGCTCGGCGCGCGTGTCGACGATGGACTGGAGCAGCACGTCGAGGATGCGGGCGGCTCTGTCGGCGTCGATGCGGCCGATGAGCGGCAGGGCGAGAATGCCCCTCCAGATGCGGAGCACGGGCGTCGAGAGCGCGGCAATGGCGCGCTGCTGCTCCTCGCTCACGTGAAGCTGCGCCTCGAGCTCTGCGGTCCGCTCGGCGACGGCCGCCTCGAGCCGCTCGGTTTCGAGCCGCAGCTCGTCCTCGCTCTGCTTGATCTCGCCGACGTCCATGTGAATGTGGAGCACCTCGATCAGCTCGCCCGCCGCGTCTTTGATGGGGTGGAGCGAGGAGGCGACCCAGTGGGCCACTCCCTTCTGGACCGTATCGGCCGCGACCGGATCATACCGGATGGTGGGCAACGGCGTCGCCTGGCCCTCCTCGAAAGCTCGCTCGATGAGGGGCATCATCCCGCTCGCGGCGACCTGGGCGTCCGTGCGCAATCTGAAATGCTCGAGGTCCTCGAGCCGCAGGCGCCAGAGCTGCTCATAGCGGCGGTTCACCTCGAGGGTGCGGCTGTCGCGATCCATGAGCTGCATGCTCACCACGCCCCCGTCGAACAGAGCCTGGTAGCGGCGCGCCGGGATCTCGAGCTCGGCGACGCGCTTCCGCAGCGCCTTTACCTCGCGCTCTAGCTCCTCGTACGTTTTTTTCTTATCGTCCAATGGGGGTCCGAGCTCGGTGGGCCGAGCTCGCCTCGGGGGTCATCGGCCGTCGCTGCGGCGCGACATGAAGCGCCGCAATCCGTCCTGGAGGGTGGCGAAGGTGGGGACGTCCTCCAAGCCGAGATCGTTGTCGACGAGCGTCTGCGCCATGGTGGACGAGACGCCGACGATGATGCATTGCGCGCCCAGGAGCGAGGCCGCGCGCACGGTGTCGCGCAAATGGCGTGCCCCCTCGGCGTCGACGAAAGGCACGCCGGTGACGTCGAGAATGACGTGCTCGGCGCGCATCTCGACGATCGACTGGAGCAGCACGTCGAGAATGCGGGCGGCTCTATCCGCGTCGATGCGGCCGATGAGCGGCAGGGCGAGAATGCCCTTCCAGAGCCTGAGCACGGGCGTGGAGAGCGCGGCGATGGCGCGCTGCTGCTCCTTGCTCATGCGGAGATGCTCCTCGAGCTCTGCGGTCCGCTCGGCGACGGCCGCCTCGAGCCGCTCGGTTTCGAGCCGCAGCTCGTCCTCGCTCTGCTTGATCTCGCCGACATCGACGTGGATCTGGAACACCTCGCACACGTTACCCGCCGCGTCCTTGATCGGGTGCAGTGACGTCGCGACCCATCGGGCGATTCCTTTGTGGACCGGCTCGGCCTTGACCGGATCGAAGCGGAGGGTGGGGAGCGCTGTCGCCTCCCCTTGGGCGAAAGCCCGCTCGACGAGAGGCAGGAACCCATTCGCGGCCAGCTGGGAGTCGGTGCGCACGCTCCAACCGGCGAGATCTTCGAGGCGCACCCCCCAGAGCTGCTCCCATCGCCGGTTCACCTCCACGACGCGGCCCGCAGCATCGAGAATCTGAACGCTCACGATGCCCCCATCGAAAAGCGCCTGGAAGCGGCGCGCCGGGACCTCGAGCTCGGCGACGCGCCGCCGCAGCTCCGCGTTTTCGCGTTCGAGCGCCTCGATTGTCCTTGTCCGTTCGTCCACGTTCTGTCCGGGGGCGGTGTGCTCCAAGCTGGAGCCTCCTCTGCCCAGAAAAACGGTCTCGAGGTGGTCTGCATCGCAGCTTGAAATCGCGATGGGATCGACGGAAGATGTTACGCTCTAAAATTCTTCAATGCAACCGTAAGCACGCCCGTGCCCCTGTGTGCAGCCGTCCCAACGAAAGTGTTCGGGCGCGGGCTGGACGTAATCGCCACGGTCGGGGAACGGCCCGGGATCGCTCTCGGGCGAGGAGGCCATCGCTGTGGTGGTGACGCTGGATCGTGTGGGATCG includes:
- a CDS encoding STAS domain-containing protein, which encodes MEHTAPGQNVDERTRTIEALERENAELRRRVAELEVPARRFQALFDGGIVSVQILDAAGRVVEVNRRWEQLWGVRLEDLAGWSVRTDSQLAANGFLPLVERAFAQGEATALPTLRFDPVKAEPVHKGIARWVATSLHPIKDAAGNVCEVFQIHVDVGEIKQSEDELRLETERLEAAVAERTAELEEHLRMSKEQQRAIAALSTPVLRLWKGILALPLIGRIDADRAARILDVLLQSIVEMRAEHVILDVTGVPFVDAEGARHLRDTVRAASLLGAQCIIVGVSSTMAQTLVDNDLGLEDVPTFATLQDGLRRFMSRRSDGR
- a CDS encoding STAS domain-containing protein, producing the protein MDDKKKTYEELEREVKALRKRVAELEIPARRYQALFDGGVVSMQLMDRDSRTLEVNRRYEQLWRLRLEDLEHFRLRTDAQVAASGMMPLIERAFEEGQATPLPTIRYDPVAADTVQKGVAHWVASSLHPIKDAAGELIEVLHIHMDVGEIKQSEDELRLETERLEAAVAERTAELEAQLHVSEEQQRAIAALSTPVLRIWRGILALPLIGRIDADRAARILDVLLQSIVDTRAEHVILDVTGVPFVDAEGARHLRDTVRAASLLGAQCIIVGISSTMAQTLIDNDLAFEDVPTFATLQDGLRRFLSRRNTGR